The genomic segment TGCTTTTGAAGAACTGTTGAACTGTTTGGACCCTGAGCATTTACAATCGAATGTGAACTTGGAGCAGGACTGCATATCGGACAGATCTCCTGTTTTGATTTGCACTGTCAGGGTACTGCCTACTAATTTGTTTTCTCTGACAGAGGGAACAACGTCAAAGCTGTGCCACTACTTCTGCCGTGCAGCTTTTCCAGTAAGTAATCTATCTCTTTCGTTTGAACTGTTCATGACAATGCCAGTGGTCAAAGTGGAGAAAGACTCTCCAGCAGATACCACCTTGCTTGCCTCCAATCCTCCACCGCAGACAGAGGAGCAGCCGCGGGGTCGGAGGAGGAAGAGACCTCTCCAGCGCGGGAAACCACCATACAGCTACATTGCCCTCATCTCCATGGCTATTGCCAACTCCCCTGACCGCAAACTAACACTGGGGGGTATCTACAAATTCATCACAGAGCGCTTCCCCTTCTACAGAGACAATTCGAAGAAATGGCAAAACTCCATCCGCCATAATCTGACTCTGAATGATTGTTTTATCAAGATCCCTCGAGAGCCAGGACGACCTGGGAAAGGCAACTACTGGGCACTGGACCCAAACGCTGAGGACATGTTTGAGAGTGGCAGCTTTCTGAGACGCAGGAAGAGGTTTAAGCGCTGCGACCTGAGCACATACACTTCATATGTGCATGAAACACCAGTTTTTTCCCCCGTTCAGATTACCAGACCAGCTGCGTACACCAACTCAGTCTATCCCAACATGACACTCAGTCCCACATATGGACAGCAGCTGCCCTCTGCCTACTATCCCTCTTCGTCGCCTCCGGGGTTTGGGCACAGTCAGACCCGCATGTTCAGCATCAACAACATCATAGGACACCCGACTCCAGCCAGCATGCTGGCAGGTCAAGGACCAGAGGTGATGCAGCAGCAAAGCCGGAGCTTCAGTCCTGACGGGCTTCCGAATGGATCCAGTCCCTGCAGCTTGGGAGCTCCGGGTTTCCAGAGTCAACCGTGCGGGGGATCTGTGCCACCCCGCTCCTCTACACATCCGGCGTTCACCTACTCTGGACAAAACAGCCATCCGCACCAACATGCACACCAGGGCTCGTACGGACAGGGTCACACCCAGGGCATGGGGTACGCAGCAGGAGGACGGATCCACGCCTCAGCTCACGGCCCTGCAGAAACAGTGGACCATTACGGCAGGGTCTCCCCAGTGCAGCTGGGGTCTTTCTCCCAGTATAACAGCGCTGCAGGTCCTATTGGAAACACTGGGGGATACCTCAGACACCCCACCTACCCGGGGAATATGGACCGTTTTGTTTCTGCTATCTAAGCTACTGAGAATGTAAAGCCCAGCATCTCACtaccttttattttttgttagtttttttttaaaacagagaCTCAAGACGGCACCAAATGAGCCAGACATTTCTGTGCACAAAATCCGACTGCTTTATCTTTGTTCGTGACATTTATCAAGGACAAAACTGAGCAGACTGACCTCTCTTAACACCACTGTGATTTTCTGAATAATTGTAGAAACCATTTTCACTGCTGATAATAACTTACTTTAGATATCCAttaagctgttttgttttaatgtctagGCCTTTTTAACAGCAAGTATGTGACTGTAAAATACATATAATTTTGTGtgctgttaattttttttgttaaaactgGAATGTGCAAGTTGAATATTTTACACTTCTGTTGAGTTTAAATGAAATGTTTGTATAAATTATTGTGCTTCGTGGTCATCGGCTTTGCAGCAAAGTGgcttgtgtgaaaaaaaatataagctTGTATTTTGTTGCCAAGTAAAAGTGCATTTTTAGTTTGCTGTTCTTGGAAATAAACAATGATAAAGCACCTTTGTTCTATAAgaataaaagattttaaatttgtGATGAGTGATTGCAGTTGAAGTAGTTGTGAAAGAAGAAATTTACACCATATGAGTCATATTTCTATCAGCTATAAGTGAATTCTAATTTTAAGTCTTATAAAGTAACGAGGGCCAAAAGGTCCAGACAAAATTAaagcaggaacacacacacacaaaaataagcccaatcctctctttcttttgtgCTTCTAATGCTTTCTGGGTCAGCTCAGCCAGTTTGAAGTGCCGTCTGGAGCCACACCAGTAACCGTGACCGGTCTCAGCCGCCATGTATAGCCACATACAAATCCACTAATCAAGAAAATGAATAGACTTGCCACTCGATGCTTCATGCCTTTGCGTTAAGACCACATAATACCAGAAACCTCTTCCACACAAAGCCTGCAAATCGGACAAGATGAGACACGTGAGAAAACAATTAGAGCTAAgacaattgattttttttttttaattaagaaaaaaggaaatcttTGGTGATGGATGCAACTTGCTTTTATctccattttaaaaagttttcttttaCCGCTTCATGCTGTGAAAACCCTTGGAATAAATAGATAAGTTTCTTTCATGGCCttgtaaaaacaataaaaaaatggaaTACCACTTTTTTTCAACTGTCACTTACTTTGTTGCACCTGGGATGATGGCACACACCTCCTTAGAAAGCAGAAGACGTGGCAGTAATGTGGCATTTACACCCACTCGCACTGTAATTTAATATGAATGAGACATAGGGCTCATAGGGTTCAGCATGTGTGTTCAGTGTCCATAAAAGATATGGTTAATATCAgcaaagaaaaatcatttttaatagCATCTTTTCATGAAatgtaaattaataataataataataataataataataataataataataatgataataataacaacgaTAGAGAACCTCAGAAGagtcaaataattattttattctcaataaaaatacaaacatttagaAGGCAGACAAActaaaacatgaataaacacacacGAGGGAAATAAACACATCAGCCAATGTATTCAACGAGCTGCTGGAGCTGTTCACAGTTCTTCACAACTGCCGGCAACGACAGCAAGGTCTGTGaggcaaaaaggaaaaagcagcaCATTATGGCAAACATCCAAACAGACGCTGTGGTTTACAGAATATGTTCCACGGTATGAAACATTTCTCACCTCCCGAACTCTGTTGATCATGTTGTTTAATATCTGAAGCTCGTTCTCACTTTTCTGCTGGTTGCTCTGATAGATGATTTGCTGTAAGAGATTAACATCCTCGTGAACGCTCACATGGCTGGGAAGAAGACCATCTAATGTTCCTCTAAGTCAATAAATACAGTGTGAATGCTGATATGTAGTCAGGAACGCGATTCATGCCGGGTACGGTCAGGACTTACATGTCTCTTTGCCCTTTCAAGAATTTTTACTTTGGCCTGCTCGGCTTCCTGAAGACTGGCCTTCAGTCTCTCCACCTAGGGATCAAACGGAAGAAGTTTAtgagaaaagaggaggagggggggtccCTTTAAGCTGCAGCGTTTCCTCAACAACAGGCTGAaaagtcaagtttatttataagcacatttaaaaacagcagctgttgaccaaagtgctgtacaacatAAGTAACATAATAAAACCATAAAACTGATCTAACAAGAAAACacgagttaaaaaaaaaataaaataaaaaaaaatcctaactCAGTCAATTTTAAAACTTGAAAACTATGgaaatacataataaataatGATTCTGATAAATCATACCTCTTTCAATGACTTGATGTTCTCTTCCATGAAATGTTCCGGTTTAGTCGACTGGCCGCCAGCTTTCCTCAGTTCATCCCGAAGGAATTCAGACTCCACCTTCGACTGCTGGAGAGCGCGACGAAGCTCAGTAATTTCCCTTCTCAATTCCTGGAGAAAACGTTCATTTGAATTTAGACAATAACAACTACAAGAATACAAAGTAGCTTAGAAACACCGTCAGTATTATTTTGGTGCCTTACATTATTGTCAGTCTTCTGTTTATTTAGGATTTCCTGTGTGTCTTGCACTTCAACCATCAACTTAGCCAGCGTTTTCTCatcctgaaaaaaaattaataaatgaaaacttCAGCGTCAGCGTTTTTCTCTGCGTCAACAAATTTCCATCGGTCAGCCGTCCTCTGCACCCATCCTGAT from the Pelmatolapia mariae isolate MD_Pm_ZW unplaced genomic scaffold, Pm_UMD_F_2 NODE_ptg000656l+_length_16898_cov_1, whole genome shotgun sequence genome contains:
- the LOC134623444 gene encoding forkhead box protein E1-like, whose translation is MTMPVVKVEKDSPADTTLLASNPPPQTEEQPRGRRRKRPLQRGKPPYSYIALISMAIANSPDRKLTLGGIYKFITERFPFYRDNSKKWQNSIRHNLTLNDCFIKIPREPGRPGKGNYWALDPNAEDMFESGSFLRRRKRFKRCDLSTYTSYVHETPVFSPVQITRPAAYTNSVYPNMTLSPTYGQQLPSAYYPSSSPPGFGHSQTRMFSINNIIGHPTPASMLAGQGPEVMQQQSRSFSPDGLPNGSSPCSLGAPGFQSQPCGGSVPPRSSTHPAFTYSGQNSHPHQHAHQGSYGQGHTQGMGYAAGGRIHASAHGPAETVDHYGRVSPVQLGSFSQYNSAAGPIGNTGGYLRHPTYPGNMDRFVSAI